In Daucus carota subsp. sativus chromosome 4, DH1 v3.0, whole genome shotgun sequence, one DNA window encodes the following:
- the LOC108216773 gene encoding protein trichome birefringence-like 34, which yields MAKIYHIVPSTLATRCSFQSSIAFLITICVIAVIYFAGENGGLYDQKEELLTNNSTSNCSSDQNHSSESCDLFSGKWVFDNESYPLYQEDECTFMSDQLACQKFGRKDLNYQHWRWQPHQCNLPRFNATVLLERLRNKRMVFVGDSLNRGQWVSMVCLVDKSIPPGLKSMHFSFNNSLITLKAKEYNASIEFYWAPLLVESNSDDPVNHRLPDRIVRAQAIDKHARHWTDADILIFNTYLWWKRPFMNTLWGTFGSTDGIFKRVEMLRSYEMALRTWSDWLEFHIDRNKSQLYFMSMSPTHEWGEEWGRTTNDTCYNEQEMIEQEGYRGSGTDPRMMRIVEDTIDDLRKRGLQVKLMNITQLSEYRKDGHPSIYRKQWEALSEEQLANPTSYSDCIHWCLPGVPDVWNELLYAHIFT from the exons ATGGCAAAAATATACCATATTGTTCCTTCAACACTGGCAACCAGGTGCAGTTTCCAGTCCTCAATAGCATTCTTGATTACCATTTGTGTCATTGCTGTCATCTATTTCGCGGGCGAAAATGGAGGGCTCTATGATCAGAAGGAAGAACTGTTGACTAATAATAGCACTAGTAATTGTAGCAGTGATCAAAATCACTCATCAGAAAGCTGTGATTTATTTTCAGGAAAATGGGTTTTTGACAATGAGTCTTACCCTCTTTACCAAGAAGATGAATGCACATTCATGTCTGATCAATTGGCCTGCCAAAAATTTGGTAGAAAGGATTTGAATTATCAGCATTGGAGGTGGCAACCTCATCAATGTAACCTCCCAAG GTTCAATGCCACAGTATTGCTGGAGAGGCTGAGGAACAAAAGGATGGTTTTTGTGGGAGATTCATTGAACAGGGGTCAATGGGTCTCAATGGTGTGCCTCGTCGACAAATCTATTCCTCCAGGTCTCAAATCTATGCACTTCAGCTTCAATAACTCCTTGATCACACTAAAAGCTAAA GAATATAATGCCTCGATCGAGTTCTATTGGGCACCCTTGCTAGTGGAATCAAATTCAGATGATCCGGTGAACCATCGTTTACCAGACCGGATTGTAAGAGCACAAGCCATTGACAAGCATGCCAGGCACTGGACTGATGCAGATATCCTCATCTTCAATACCTATCTTTGGTGGAAAAGGCCTTTTATGAACACATT GTGGGGTACATTCGGAAGTACAGATGGTATATTTAAAAGAGTAGAGATGTTGCGCAGCTATGAAATGGCGCTGAGGACATGGTCAGATTGGTTGGAATTCCATATTGACCGCAACAAGTCACAGTTatatttcatgagcatgtctccGACTCATGAATG GGGCGAGGAATGGGGTAGGACTACCAATGACACTTGCTACAATGAGCAAGAAATGATCGAACAAGAAGGATACAGAGGAAGCGGAACAGACCCTAGAATGATGAGAATTGTGGAGGATACCATAGATGACTTGAGGAAAAGAGGTCTGCAAGTGAAATTGATGAACATAACTCAACTTTCAGAGTACAGAAAAGACGGTCACCCATCAATTTACAGGAAGCAATGGGAGGCTTTAAGTGAAGAACAATTGGCAAATCCAACTAGTTATTCAGATTGTATACATTGGTGTCTTCCAGGGGTTCCTGATGTTTGGAATGAACTCCTATATGCTCACATTTTCACATGA
- the LOC108217155 gene encoding protein trichome birefringence-like 34, with translation MAMFYYHIVPLTIGSIRCSLRSSVAVLITLFVIGVIYFPRENGRLYDQKEDLLTDDHTSKFSPDQNHSSDSCDLFSGKWVFDNKSYPLYKEEECTFISNENACQKYGRKDINYRHWRWQPHQCNLPRFNGTVLLERLRDKRMVFVGDSLIRGQWVSIACLVNKFVPRALESMHFSFNHSLITLKAEEYNASIEFYWSPLLVESNSDDQWNHHFPDPIVRAQAIYKHARHWTDADILIFNTYLWWRRPSMNTLWGSLGSADGILKRVEMLRSYEMALKTWSDWLEIHIDRNKSQLYFMSMSPTHRWAEEWSKSTKGNCYNEQEMIEQEGYRGSETDPRMMRIVEDTINDLKRRGLQVRLMNITQLSEYRKDGHPSIYRKQWVALSEEQLAKPTSYSDCTHWCLPGVPDVWNELLYAHILT, from the exons ATGGCAATGTTTTACTACCATATAGTTCCTTTAACAATAGGATCAATCAGGTGCAGTTTAAGATCCTCAGTAGCAGTCTTGATTACTTTATTTGTCATTGGTGTCATCTACTTCCCCCGTGAAAATGGAAGGCTGTATGATCAGAAAGAAGAtctgttgactgatgatcataCTAGTAAATTTAGTCCTGATCAAAATCACTCATCAGATAGCTGTGATTTATTTTCAGGGAAATGGGTTTTTGACAACAAGTCTTACCCTCTCTACAAAGAAGAAGAATGCACATTCATTTCTAATGAAAATGCTTGCCAAAAGTATGGCAGAAAGGATATCAATTATCGGCACTGGAGATGGCAGCCTCATCAATGTAACCTCCCAAG GTTCAATGGCACAGTTTTGCTTGAGAGACTGAGGGACAAAAGGATGGTGTTCGTGGGAGATTCGTTGATTAGGGGGCAATGGGTCTCTATTGCATGCCTTGTAAACAAATTTGTACCTCGAGCCCTCGAATCCATGCACTTCAGCTTCAATCACTCCCTGATCACACTAAAAGCTGAA GAATATAATGCTTCAATTGAGTTCTATTGGTCGCCATTGCTAGTGGAATCAAACTCAGACGATCAATGGAACCATCATTTTCCAGACCCAATTGTAAGAGCACAGGCAATTTACAAGCACGCTAGGCACTGGACTGATGCAGATATACTAATCTTCAATACCTATCTTTGGTGGAGAAGGCCTTCTATGAACACGCT ATGGGGTTCATTAGGAAGTGCAGATGGAATACTTAAAAGAGTAGAGATGTTACGCAGCTATGAAATGGCACTGAAGACATGGTCAGATTGGCTAGAAATCCATATTGACCGTAACAAGTcgcaattatatttcatgagcatgtctccGACTCATAGATg GGCTGAAGAATGGAGTAAGAGTACCAAGGGAAATTGCTACAATGAGCAAGAAATGATCGAACAAGAAGGATATAGAGGAAGTGAAACAGACCCCAGAATGATGAGAATTGTGGAGGATACCATAAATGACTTGAAGAGAAGAGGCTTGCAAGTAAGATTGATGAACATAACACAACTTTCGGAGTACAGAAAAGACGGTCACCCATCAATTTACAGGAAGCAATGGGTGGCCTTAAGTGAAGAACAGTTGGCGAAGCCAACTAGTTATTCAGATTGTACACATTGGTGTCTTCCCGGGGTTCCTGATGTTTGGAATGAACTCCTATATGCTCACATTCTCACATGA